CTTCGGCGGCAAACCGCACGCCCCCGGTCGCATCCAGTGCCACTACGGCCCGTCCGCGCGCACGTCGTGCGGTTGATCAGCAGCCGGTTGCGGTCCCGGCAGCCATTCCGGTTTCCGATGTCCAGCCGCAGGTTCCGACCGATAGTGCGCCCGCATCCACTGGAATGAACTGACACCGTCTCGACTTGGGCGTAACTCTGCGGCAATCTATATGCCAACGGGGCAGGCGGGCGCGGTGTTGGAAGCGCCGTGCCGCACAATTGTACGGGAATGACGATGACCATCAGCTTGCGCGGACGCCTTCCGCTTGTTGCAATCGCATCGGCACTGGTGCTGGCTTCTCCGCTGGCCGCGCCGGTCGTGGCGCAGACCGCGCCCAAGGCGCAAGCGCAGGTCGATCCCGAAATGCGGCTGCGCCGGATCGAGGCGGAATTGCGCGCGGTACAGCGCAAGGTTTTCCCCGATGGCGTCGGCAAGACGTTCGTGCCCGAAATCACCGCCGGACAGACCGCGCCAACGCTCACCGGCACACCTGCTGCCCCTGCCGTGTCCGATCTGCTGGCGCGCATGGATGCGGTTGAAGGCCAGTTGACCCGGCTGACCGCACAAGTTGAAGAAGGCCAGAACCGCGCGGCCAAGATGGAAGAGCGCCTTGCCAGGCTGGAACTTGCCGCTGCGCCGCCGCCCGTCGAATCCGAAATGCAAGCTGCTGCCGCCGCGCCCGTCGCTTCGCTGACGCCTGCGCCAAAGCCCGCAGCAACCGCTCCGGCACCCAAGCCTGCCGCGACGACGCCGGCCACGGCAAAACCCGCTACTCCGTCGGCTACGCGGGTTGCCGCGGTGCAGGCCATCGAAAAGCCCGCCACTGCGGATGCCGGTTCGGACGAATACATGTACGGCTTCCGCCTGTGGGAAGCCAAGTTCTATCCCGAAGCGCAGCAGCAGTTGCAGATTTTCGTCGACCGTTACCCCAAGCACAATCTGACCAGTCACGGCCGCAACCTGCTCGGTCGCGCCTGGCTCGATGATGGAAAGCCCGGCACCGCGGCGCAGTTCTTCCTGCAGAATTATCTGGCCGACAAGAAAGGCGCGCGCGCACCGGACAGCCTGCTTTATCTCGGTGTCGCCATGGTCAGGCTCAAGGATACGGAAAAGGCTTGCGGTGCCTTTGCGGAACTTGCCGCCACATATCCCGAAGAGATCGCAGGCCGGATCAAGACCCAGTACGATAACGCCCGTGCTTCGGTGAAATGCAAATGACTTCCGCCAGTACCGGGCCTTCTGACATATGGCGGAGGAAGCTCCCGGCCTGATGCCAGAAACCACGGCGCGTTTTGCCGCGTCGTGGCAGGCTGTCGCGCCACTGGGCAAGGTCGGCCTTGCCGTATCGGGCGGGCCTGACAGTCTGGCGCTGCTCCTGCTTTTGCATGAAGTCGCGCCGCGCAACTTTCACGTCGTCACCGTCGATCACGGTTTGCGCCCCGAAAGCGCAGACGAGGCGGCGATGGTCGCGGGCCTGTGCAACCAGCGCGGCATTCCCCACGCCACGCTACCCCTGTCGCTGGCGAAGGGCAGTGCGGTACAGGAACGCGCGCGCCATGCCCGCTATGCCGCGATGGCGGAATGGGCGCTCGAATCGGGCCTCGTCGCCCTCGTCACCGCACATCATGCCGACGATCAGGCCGAAACCATGCTCATGCGGCTTAACCGGGGTGCAGGGTTGCGCGGTCTTGCGGG
This genomic interval from Novosphingobium sp. CECT 9465 contains the following:
- a CDS encoding tetratricopeptide repeat protein, which gives rise to MTISLRGRLPLVAIASALVLASPLAAPVVAQTAPKAQAQVDPEMRLRRIEAELRAVQRKVFPDGVGKTFVPEITAGQTAPTLTGTPAAPAVSDLLARMDAVEGQLTRLTAQVEEGQNRAAKMEERLARLELAAAPPPVESEMQAAAAAPVASLTPAPKPAATAPAPKPAATTPATAKPATPSATRVAAVQAIEKPATADAGSDEYMYGFRLWEAKFYPEAQQQLQIFVDRYPKHNLTSHGRNLLGRAWLDDGKPGTAAQFFLQNYLADKKGARAPDSLLYLGVAMVRLKDTEKACGAFAELAATYPEEIAGRIKTQYDNARASVKCK
- the tilS gene encoding tRNA lysidine(34) synthetase TilS, which encodes MAEEAPGLMPETTARFAASWQAVAPLGKVGLAVSGGPDSLALLLLLHEVAPRNFHVVTVDHGLRPESADEAAMVAGLCNQRGIPHATLPLSLAKGSAVQERARHARYAAMAEWALESGLVALVTAHHADDQAETMLMRLNRGAGLRGLAG